A single window of Malus sylvestris chromosome 5, drMalSylv7.2, whole genome shotgun sequence DNA harbors:
- the LOC126621743 gene encoding dolichyl-diphosphooligosaccharide--protein glycosyltransferase subunit 2-like isoform X2, producing the protein MATISLGLFLVLVFAIAICHAAASVFQPISDSHRSAASELFAPADGSYGSLEEAYEALRSFEVLGINKKSDIRAATCQSVVDKLGSSSSAPKDLFFALKVNSILDCEVKNEVLEGIASRLKTIVNSASSLHDFYYSVGSLVLIKDQSSEVDVLLADAGGVFHSIKSLSQSDGRWRFSSDNPEASTYAAGLALEALSGVISLASSEIDQSKIDTLKSDVLKLLDSIEKYDDGTIYFDEKVVDLRGHQSPLSTTASVVRGLAAFATVTSGNIKVPGDKILGLAKFFLGVGIPGNANDFFNQIDSLASLESNKVSIPLILSLPATVLSLTKKDQLQVKVNTVLGSSAPPLTVKLVKAFSSGSKAASKIASQELKFDKESGSHFLDVLPESVDVGTYTFVFEVVLHDSEDSDSEDEKVYATGGSTEVQIFITGVIKIENAEIAVLDSDIGSIETQKKLDFAGENTILLSANHLQKLRLSFQLTTPSGHAFKPHQVFLKLTHETKVEHIFVVGSSGQRFEKILDFLGLVEKFYYLSGSYDIQLTVGDAVMENSFLRAIGQIDLDLPEAPEKASRPPSPAVDPYSKFGPKAEIAHIFRVPEKRPSQELSLVFLGLVLLPLIGFLIGLLRLGVNLKNFPTSAVPATFGILFHVGIAAVLLLYVLFWLKLDLFTTLKTLGLLGVFLLFVGHRILSHLASTSSKLKSA; encoded by the exons ATGGCTACGATAAGCCTCGGGTTATTTCTGGTGCTGGTTTTTGCGATTGCGATCTGCCATGCTGCTGCTTCTGTCTTCCAGCCGATCTCCGACTCTCACCGATCCGCGGCTTCGGAGCTCTTCGCGCCCGCCGATGGATCGTACGGGAG TTTAGAAGAGGCATATGAAGCCCTAAGATCGTTCGAGGTTCTTGGGATCAATAAGAAGTCCGATATACGCGCGGCTACTTGTCAGTCCGTTGTGGACAAACTTGGGTCATCGTCTTCTGCCCCAAAGGATTTGTTCTTTGCCTTAAAGGTTAACAGCATTTTGGATTGCGAGGTTAAAAATGAAGTCTTAGAG GGCATTGCTTCAAGACTTAAAACTATTGTCAATAGTGCAAGTTCATTGCACGACTTCTACTACTCAGTTGGAAGCTTGGTACTTATTAAG GATCAAAGTTCTGAAGTCGATGTACTTCTTGCTGATGCTGGTGGAGTTTTCCATTCTATCAAG TCTCTCAGCCAGAGTGATGGAAGGTGGCGCTTCAGTTCTGATAATCCCGAGGCTAGTACCTATGCTGCTG GTTTAGCGCTTGAAGCACTTTCTGGAGTTATCTCATTAGCATCTTCTGAAATTGATCAGTCTAAG ATTGATACATTGAAAAGTGATGTTTTGAAGCTTTTGGACAGCATTGAGAAATATG ATGACGGGACCATTTACTTTGATGAAAAAGTTGTTGATCTGCGTGGGCATCAGAGTCCTCTTTCAACTACTGCATCAGTTGTTCGAGGATTGGCAGCATTTGCAACTGTGACATCTGGAAACATAAAG GTTCCAGGGGACAAGATATTGGGTCTGGCAAAATTCTTCCTTGGAGTAGGCATTCCTGGCAATGCTAATGACTTCTTCAACCAAATAGATTCATTAGCTTCTTTGGAAAGCAATAA GGTTTCTATCCCACTGATATTATCACTACCAGCTACAGTGCTTTCATTGACCAAGAAAGATCAGCTCCAG GTGAAAGTGAATACCGTGCTTGGTTCAAGTGCACCACCTCTGACAGTTAAGTTGGTGAAAGCATTCAGTTCTGGTTCAAAAGCTGCTTCCAAAATTGCAAGCCAG GAACTCAAGTTTGACAAAGAAAGTGGGTCCCATTTCTTGGACGTTTTGCCAGAAAGTGTCGATGTTGGAACTTACACATTTGTCTTTGAG GTGGTTCTGCATGATTCTGAAGATAGTGATTCTGAAGATGAAAAAGTTTATGCAACTGGAGGTTCTACTGAAGTACAGATATTTATCACAGGAGTTatcaaaattgaaaatgcaGAGATTGCAGTACTTGATAGTGATATTGGGAGCATAGAAACCCAGAAAAA ACTAGATTTTGCTGGAGAAAATACCATCTTGCTATCAGCAAACCACCTCCAAAAGCTGCGTTTATCCTTTCAATTGACCACTCCTTCTGGGCATGCTTTTAAGCCTCATCAG GTATTTCTTAAATTGACGCATGAGACCAAGGTTGAACATATCTTTGTGGTAGGAAGCTCTGGCCAAAGGTTTGAGAAGATACTG GATTTTCTCGGATTGGTTGAGAAGTTTTACTATCTGTCTGGTAGTTATGACATTCAATTAACTGTTGGCGATGCTGTAATG GAAAACTCTTTCTTACGGGCTATTGGCCAGATTGATTTGGATCTACCAGAAGCACCTGAGAAAGCCTCCCGCCCTCCTTCTCCGGCTGTTGATCCTTACTCAAAGTTTGGTCCCAAAGCTGAGATAGCCCATATCTTTAGGGTTCCAGAAAAGCGTCCTTCTCAGGAGCTATCTCTCGTTTTCTTGGGCCTTGTGCTTTTGCCATTGATTGGATTTTTGATTGGG CTTTTACGCTTGGGGGTGAATCTGAAGAACTTCCCTACTTCAGCAGTACCCGCCACCTTCGGTATCCTATTCCATGTTGGCATTGCTGCAGTTCTTTTGCTCTATGTGCTTTTCTGGTTGAAG TTGGATCTATTTACGACTCTCAAAACGCTTGGATTGTTGGGAGTTTTCTTGCTGTTCGTTGGACACCGGATTCTTTCCCACCTGGCCTCTACATCATCCAAGTTGAAATCTGCTTGA
- the LOC126623429 gene encoding protein CHROMATIN REMODELING 8 — protein sequence MEEDEDAILLNSLKGATAANPEDIERDILSGVHNNGNGSNVSEVGGSNEEEERLEKSESIDPSVASGVKLYNKLRAVEFEIDAVESTVEPEQAGSEEGDHDGGDGAEAGNKEDNLQHALATDRLRSLKKTKAQLEKELSDLGKGRPSKGIARDKVLLDIVKDKPAPKRKSKQVQISGKKLEKRIKTVSFDEDDDFDAVLDAASAGFVETERDELVRKGILTPFHKLKGFERGLQEQGPSRGRNVPAEGGRSDDFVSASVARAVQSLSDAAQARPATKLLDPEALPKLDPPTHPFKRLRKPLKIPQSLENGTQRNKSSGKKRKRPLPDKRWRKRISLEENNLHESENTPSCEEENQDDVGDVDDDEYPHVTLEGGLKIPEYIFKQLFDYQKVGVQWLWELHCQRAGGIIGDEMGLGKTIQVLSFLGALHFSRMYKPSIIVCPVTLLRQWKREANKWYPSFHVELLHDSAREPAIKKKVSKSDESDSDSEGSLDSDYERPESSKSTKKWDSLINRVLRSESGLLITTYEQLRIVGESLLDVDWGYAVLDEGHRIRNPNAEVTLVCKQLQTVHRIIMTGAPIQNKLTELWSLFDFVFPGKLGVLPIFEAEFAVPISVGGYANASPLQVSTAYRCAVVLRDLIMPYLLRRMKADVDAQLTKKTEHVIFCSLTDEQRSAYRAFLASSEVEQIMDGNRNSLYGIDVMRKICNHPDLLEREHCGQNPDYGNLERSGKLKVVSQVLKVWKDQGHRVLLFTQTQQMLDIIESYLVADGYSYRRMDGLTPIKQRMALIDEFNNSSDVFVFILTTKVGGLGTNLTGANRVIIFDPDWNPSTDMQARERAWRIGQKRDVTIYRLITRGTIEEKVYHRQIYKHFLTNKILKNPQQRRFFKARDMKDLFTLSDDRENGSTETAHLFGQLSEDANVIGVQNEPDKQYSQRGSVQSTNGVVADKANNSEAGPSRRNGKEKADQSDGEVDEETNILRCLFDAQGIHSAMNHDVIMNAHDEEKMKLDEQASRVAQRAAEALRQSRMLRSRDGVSVPTWTGKSGMAGAPSAVRGKFGSTLNSQLVKNTKRSDEGPSNGTNGFVAGAPAGKALSSAELLAKIRGNQERAVEAGIEHQFNRAKSFDVGPSRTGHNLGGVQPEVVIRQICTFIQQRGGSTDSSSIVQHFKDRIPSRDLPLFKNLLKEIAKLEKNQNGAVWVLKPEFDRQ from the exons ATGGAGGAAGACGAAGATGCAATTTTGCTCAACAGTTTGAAAGGGGCGACGGCGGCGAATCCCGAGGATATCGAGAGGGACATTTTATCAGGG GTACATAACAATGGCAATGGTAGTAATGTTAGTGAAGTTGGAGGGAGTAATGAGGAGGAGGAACGCCTTGAGAAATCTGAAAGTATTGATCCATCGGTTGCCAGTGGGGTCAAATTGTATAACAAATTGAGGGCAGTCGAGTTTGAAATTGATGCCGTTGAGTCCACTGTTGAACCAGAACAAGCGGGGAGTGAAGAGGGTGATCatgatggtggtgatggtgctgAGGCGGGAAATAAGGAAGATAACCTCCAGCATGCCCTGGCTACTGACCGGTTAAGAAGTCTAAAGAAAACAAAGGCGCAACTTGAGAAGGAGCTTTCGGATTTAGGCAAGGGAAGACCGTCCAAGGGTATTGCGCGTGACAAAGTCTTATTGGATATTGTTAAGGACAAGCCTGCACCCAAGAGGAAGTCGAAACAAGTTCAGATATCCGGAAAAAAGCtagagaaaaggatcaaaacgGTCTcatttgatgaggatgatgacTTTGATGCTGTGTTGGATGCAGCATCTGCAGGCTTTGTTGAAACG GAAAGGGATGAATTAGTTAGGAAAGGAATTTTAACTCCTTTCCATAAGCTAAAGGGCTTTGAGCGCGgccttcaagaacaagggccaTCTCGGGGGCGCAATGTTCCTGCAGAAGGAGGCAGGAGTGATGATTTTGTTTCAGCCAGTGTTGCTAGAGCAGTGCAGTCACTTTCAGATGCTGCTCAAGCTCGCCCAGCTACCAAGTTGCTTGATCCAGAAGCTCTACCAAAGCTTGATCCACCCACTCATCCTTTTAAGAGGCTAAGGAAACCGCTTAAAATTCCTCAATCCCTAGAAAACGGTACACAGAGGAATAAAAGTTCAGGAAAGAAAAGGAAGCGTCCTTTGCCTGACAAAAGATGGAGAAAGCGCATTTCTCTTGAGGAAAATAATTTGCATGAAAGTG AAAACACTCCCAGCTGTGAAGAAGAAAACCAAGATGATGTTGGAGATGTAGATGATGATGAGTATCCGCATGTGACCCTAGAAGGGGGGCTGAAAATTCCGGAGTACATTTTTAAACAACTCTTTGACTATCAAAAGGTAGGGGTCCAGTGGCTATGGGAACTGCATTGCCAAAGGGCGGGCGGAATTATTGGAGATGAGATGGGTCTTGGTAAAACCATCCAGGTTCTGTCTTTCCTCGGTGCATTGCATTTCAGTCGTATGTATAAACCAAGCATTATTGTCTGCCCAGTTACTCTTTTGCGCCAATGGAAAAGGGAGGCTAACAAATGGTACCCGAGCTTTCATGTGGAGTTACTTCATGATTCAGCTCGGGAGCctgctattaaaaaaaaagtatcaaaGTCTGATGAAAGTGATTCTGATAGTGAAGGTTCATTGGACAGTGATTATGAGAGACCAGAATCATCTAAAAGCACCAAAAAATGGGATTCCTTGATCAACCGTGTTTTGAGGTCGGAATCTGGGTTGCTAATTACAACTTATGAGCAACTCCGTATTGTAGGGGAAAGTTTGCTCGATGTTGATTGGGGTTATGCAGTTCTGGATGAAGGACACCGAATCAGGAACCCAAATGCAGAAGTTACTCTAGTTTGTAAGCAGTTACAAACAGTACATCGTATTATAATGACAGGTGCACCAATTCAGAACAAGCTGACTGAACTGTGGTCcttgtttgattttgttttcccTGGAAAGTTGGGGGTGTTGCCCATATTTGAGGCTGAGTTTGCAGTTCCCATATCTGTTGGTGGCTATGCGAATGCTTCACCATTACAAGTATCCACTGCATACAG GTGTGCTGTGGTTTTGCGAGACTTGATCATGCCGTATCTCCTCCGGCGCATGAAGGCTGATGTGGATGCGCAGCTGACTAAGAAGACTGAACATGTCATCTTTTGCAGCCTCACTGATGAGCAAAGATCTGCATATAGAGCATTTCTTGCTAGTTCTGAGGTGGAACAGATTATGGATGGTAATAGGAATTCACTTTATGGAATTGATGTCATGCGCAAGATCTGCAACCACCCTGATCTGCTTGAGAGGGAACACTGCGGCCAGAATCCAGATTATGGGAATCTAGAACGCAGTGGGAAATTAAAAGTTGTTTCACAAGTGCTTAAAGTTTGGAAGGATCAAGGGCATCGTGTTCTTCTTTTTACACAAACTCAGCAAATGCTTGACATTATTGAAAGTTATCTGGTTGCTGATGGTTATAGTTACCGGAGGATGGATGGTCTTACTCCCATCAAACAGAGGATGGCcttaatagatgaatttaacaACTCAAGTGATGTGTTTGTTTTCATTTTAACAACTAAAGTGGGTGGTTTAGGAACAAATCTGACAGGTGCAAACAGGGTGATCATCTTTGATCCCGACTGGAACCCTTCAACTGACATGCAG GCAAGAGAGCGGGCTTGGCGTATTGGTCAAAAGCGGGATGTAACCATATATAGATTGATAACCCGTGGAACCATAGAGGAGAAGGTATATCATAGACAAATTTACAAGCATTTCCTGACCAATAAGATATTGAAGAACCCACAACAGAGAAGGTTCTTTAAAGCTAGAGACATGAAGGATCTTTTCACTCTGAGTGATGACAGAGAGAATGGGTCTACCGAAACAGCTCATCTGTTCGGTCAATTATCTGAAGATGCCAACGTCATTGGTGTGCAGAATGAACCCGATAAGCAATATTCTCAGAGAGGTTCTGTACAGTCTACCAATGGTGTTGTGGCTGACAAGGCAAATAACTCAGAGGCTGGACCATCCAGGAGGAATGGGAAAGAAAAGGCTGACCAGAGTGACGGTGAGGTAGATGAAGAGACAAATATTTTGAGGTGCCTTTTTGACGCCCAAGGGATACAT AGTGCTATGAACCATGATGTAATCATGAATGCCCATGATGAagagaagatgaagcttgacgaGCAAGCTTCCCGAGTTGCACAAAGAGCAGCAGAAGCGTTGCGCCAGTCACGGATGCTTCGAAGCCGTGATGGCGTGTCTGTCCCCACATGGACTGGGAAATCAGGAATGGCAGGTGCACCATCAGCTGTCCGTGGGAAATTCGGGTCTACTCTGAACTCCCAGTTGGTCAAGAATACCAAACGGTCAGATGAAGGCCCCAGCAACGGCACAAACGGTTTCGTGGCTGGGGCTCCTGCTGGGAAGGCATTATCTTCTGCTGAATTACTGGCAAAAATTAGAGGAAACCAAGAAAGAGCTGTGGAAGCAGGAATTGAGCATCAGTTTAACCGAGCAAAATCCTTTGATGTTGGACCTTCTAGGACCGGCCACAACTTAGGCGGAGTGCAACCCGAAGTAGTGATTCGTCAGATCTGTACATTCATCCAACAAAGAGGCGGAAGTACGGATTCTTCAAGCATAGTGCAGCATTTTAAGGACAGAATACCATCAAGGGATCTTCCCTTGTTTAAGAATCTTTTGAAGGAAATAGCCAAACTGGAGAAAAACCAAAACGGAGCAGTTTGGGTTCTAAAGCCAGAGTTTGATCGTCAGTAA
- the LOC126624202 gene encoding ABC transporter I family member 19-like: MAEEASSGIRVQGMQFAYDAQPPLFCDFSLEITPGSRCLLIGANGSGKTTLLKILAGKQMVGGRDVVRVLNCSAFHDTHLVCSGDLAYLGGSWTKTVGSAGELPLQGDFSAEHMIFGVEGTDPVRRDKLIELLDIDLRWRMHKVSDGQRRRVQICMGLLHPFKVLLLDEVTVDLDVVARMDLLDFFKEECEQRGATIVYATHIFDGLETWATHLAYIQDGELKRAERLSEVNELKSSVNLLSVVESWLRAETKSDKKKSSNPPAQIKKTSPFASSPFTSSRHMAYYR, from the exons ATGGCGGAAGAAGCATCGAGCGGCATCAGAGTCCAGGGCATGCAATTTGCGTACGACGCGCAGCCCCCGCTCTTCTGCGATTTCAGCCTCGAGATAACCCCTGGATCCCGATGCCTTCTCATCGGTGCCAATGGATCTG GTAAGACCACGTTGCTGAAGATTCTAGCTGGGAAGCAGATGGTGGGAGGGAGAGATGTGGTGCGAGTGTTGAATTGTTCAGCATTTCATGACACGCATTTGGTTTGCAGTGGCGATTTGGCTTACTTGGGTGGCTCTTGGACCAAAACTGTTGGCTCTGCT GGAGAACTTCCCTTGCAGGGAGATTTCTCAGCTGAGCATATGATTTTTGGAG TCGAAGGGACTGATCCTGTTAGGAGAGATAAGTTGATTGAGCTGCTTGATATAGACCTGCGGTGGAGAATGCATAAAGTATCTGACGGGCAACGGCGTCGAGTCCAAATCTGCATGGGACTTCTTCATCCCTTTAAG GTTCTCTTGCTTGATGAGGTAACAGTCGACTTGGATGTCGTTGCTAGGATGGACTTACTAGATTTCTTCAAGGAAGAATGTGAGCAG AGGGGAGCTACAATTGTATATGCAACCCATATCTTTGATGGGTTGGAGACATGGGCAACGCATCTGGCTTACATCCAAGATGGTGAGCTAAAGAGGGCTGAGAGGTTGTCGGAGGTTAATGAGTTGAAGAGTTCGGTCAATCTGCTCTCTGTTGTTGAATCCTGGCTCCGTGCTGAGACCAAGTCCGACAAAAAGAAATCCTCAAATCCCCCTGCCCAAATTAAAAAGACCTCGCCTTTCGCCAGTTCTCCATTTACGTCATCAAGGCACATGGCGTATTACCGCTGA
- the LOC126624450 gene encoding uncharacterized protein At1g03900-like, giving the protein MSFEEEEEEAFEHTLLVVREVAVFKIPPRSTSGGYKCGEWLQSDKIWSGRLRVVSCKDRCEIRLEDPNSSELFAACFVHPGQRETSVETVLDSSRYFVLKIEDGTGKHAFIGLGFAERNEAFDFNVALSDHEKYVKREHEKESNGGETSDDCHIDIHPAVNHRLKEGETIRINVKPKPKPTSGAGMLSSAGLSGAAKAKPIGLGLAPPPGSGKVRPALPPPPNDPVAARISSGSVKSPDNTRRGSDPLSDLSQTERNLPPATGSGSAKTSAAGWAAF; this is encoded by the exons ATGTCGttcgaggaggaggaggaggaggcattCGAGCACACGCTTCTCGTGGTCCGCGAGGTCGCGGTCTTCAAAATTCCGCCGCGGAGCACTTCCGGCGGGTACAAGTGCGGCGAGTGGCTCCAGTCCGATAAGATCTGGTCGGGTCGGCTCCGGGTCGTGTCGTGCAAGGACCGGTGCGAGATCCGGCTGGAGGATCCGAACTCCAGCGAGCTGTTCGCCGCCTGCTTCGTCCACCCGGGCCAGCGCGAGACCTCCGTCGAGACCGTGCTCGACTCGTCGCGCTACTTCGTGCTCAAGATCGAGGACGGCACCGGGAAGCACGCCTTCATCGGACTAGGATTCGCGGAGCGGAACGAGGCTTTCGATTTCAACGTGGCGCTTTCGGACCACGAGAAGTACGTGAAGAGGGAGCACGAGAAGGAGAGCAACGGCGGCGAAACCAGCGACGACTGCCACATCGATATTCATCCCGCCGTCAATCACAGATTGAAa GAAGGTGAGACGATAAGAATAAATGTGAAGCCGAAGCCGAAGCCGACGAGTGGGGCCGGGATGTTGTCCTCAGCCGGGCTATCCGGGGCGGCCAAGGCGAAACCGATTGGTTTGGGGTTGGCTCCGCCACCGGGGTCCGGGAAAGTTAGGCCGGCTCTGCCACCACCTCCCAATGACCCTGTTGCTGCTAGAATCAGCTCTGGTAGTGTTAAGTCGCCGGATAACACAAGACGTGGATCCGACCCGTTATCGGATCTTTCCCAGACTGAG AGGAATCTTCCTCCAGCGACCGGATCAGGGTCGGCAAAGACAAGTGCAGCAGGATGGGCAGCCTTCTGA
- the LOC126620914 gene encoding H/ACA ribonucleoprotein complex subunit 3-like protein, producing the protein MYLQYYINENGNKVYTTKKESPLGEATQSAHPARFSPDDKFSRQRYLLKKRFGLLPTQQSPLKH; encoded by the exons ATGTATCTTCAGTACTACATAAACGAGAACGGCAACAAAGTGTACACTACCAAG AAGGAATCACCACTTGGGGAAGCTACACAATCTGCCCATCCAG CCCGCTTCTCCCCAGATGACAAATTTTCGAGGCAAAGATATCTTCTGAAGAAGCGCTTTGGATTGTTGCCAACCCAGCAGTCACCTCTAAAGCATTGA
- the LOC126621743 gene encoding dolichyl-diphosphooligosaccharide--protein glycosyltransferase subunit 2-like isoform X1: protein MATISLGLFLVLVFAIAICHAAASVFQPISDSHRSAASELFAPADGSYGSLEEAYEALRSFEVLGINKKSDIRAATCQSVVDKLGSSSSAPKDLFFALKVNSILDCEVKNEVLEGIASRLKTIVNSASSLHDFYYSVGSLVLIKDQSSEVDVLLADAGGVFHSIKSLSQSDGRWRFSSDNPEASTYAAGLALEALSGVISLASSEIDQSKIDTLKSDVLKLLDSIEKYDDGTIYFDEKVVDLRGHQSPLSTTASVVRGLAAFATVTSGNIKSLQVPGDKILGLAKFFLGVGIPGNANDFFNQIDSLASLESNKVSIPLILSLPATVLSLTKKDQLQVKVNTVLGSSAPPLTVKLVKAFSSGSKAASKIASQELKFDKESGSHFLDVLPESVDVGTYTFVFEVVLHDSEDSDSEDEKVYATGGSTEVQIFITGVIKIENAEIAVLDSDIGSIETQKKLDFAGENTILLSANHLQKLRLSFQLTTPSGHAFKPHQVFLKLTHETKVEHIFVVGSSGQRFEKILDFLGLVEKFYYLSGSYDIQLTVGDAVMENSFLRAIGQIDLDLPEAPEKASRPPSPAVDPYSKFGPKAEIAHIFRVPEKRPSQELSLVFLGLVLLPLIGFLIGLLRLGVNLKNFPTSAVPATFGILFHVGIAAVLLLYVLFWLKLDLFTTLKTLGLLGVFLLFVGHRILSHLASTSSKLKSA, encoded by the exons ATGGCTACGATAAGCCTCGGGTTATTTCTGGTGCTGGTTTTTGCGATTGCGATCTGCCATGCTGCTGCTTCTGTCTTCCAGCCGATCTCCGACTCTCACCGATCCGCGGCTTCGGAGCTCTTCGCGCCCGCCGATGGATCGTACGGGAG TTTAGAAGAGGCATATGAAGCCCTAAGATCGTTCGAGGTTCTTGGGATCAATAAGAAGTCCGATATACGCGCGGCTACTTGTCAGTCCGTTGTGGACAAACTTGGGTCATCGTCTTCTGCCCCAAAGGATTTGTTCTTTGCCTTAAAGGTTAACAGCATTTTGGATTGCGAGGTTAAAAATGAAGTCTTAGAG GGCATTGCTTCAAGACTTAAAACTATTGTCAATAGTGCAAGTTCATTGCACGACTTCTACTACTCAGTTGGAAGCTTGGTACTTATTAAG GATCAAAGTTCTGAAGTCGATGTACTTCTTGCTGATGCTGGTGGAGTTTTCCATTCTATCAAG TCTCTCAGCCAGAGTGATGGAAGGTGGCGCTTCAGTTCTGATAATCCCGAGGCTAGTACCTATGCTGCTG GTTTAGCGCTTGAAGCACTTTCTGGAGTTATCTCATTAGCATCTTCTGAAATTGATCAGTCTAAG ATTGATACATTGAAAAGTGATGTTTTGAAGCTTTTGGACAGCATTGAGAAATATG ATGACGGGACCATTTACTTTGATGAAAAAGTTGTTGATCTGCGTGGGCATCAGAGTCCTCTTTCAACTACTGCATCAGTTGTTCGAGGATTGGCAGCATTTGCAACTGTGACATCTGGAAACATAAAG AGTTTGCAGGTTCCAGGGGACAAGATATTGGGTCTGGCAAAATTCTTCCTTGGAGTAGGCATTCCTGGCAATGCTAATGACTTCTTCAACCAAATAGATTCATTAGCTTCTTTGGAAAGCAATAA GGTTTCTATCCCACTGATATTATCACTACCAGCTACAGTGCTTTCATTGACCAAGAAAGATCAGCTCCAG GTGAAAGTGAATACCGTGCTTGGTTCAAGTGCACCACCTCTGACAGTTAAGTTGGTGAAAGCATTCAGTTCTGGTTCAAAAGCTGCTTCCAAAATTGCAAGCCAG GAACTCAAGTTTGACAAAGAAAGTGGGTCCCATTTCTTGGACGTTTTGCCAGAAAGTGTCGATGTTGGAACTTACACATTTGTCTTTGAG GTGGTTCTGCATGATTCTGAAGATAGTGATTCTGAAGATGAAAAAGTTTATGCAACTGGAGGTTCTACTGAAGTACAGATATTTATCACAGGAGTTatcaaaattgaaaatgcaGAGATTGCAGTACTTGATAGTGATATTGGGAGCATAGAAACCCAGAAAAA ACTAGATTTTGCTGGAGAAAATACCATCTTGCTATCAGCAAACCACCTCCAAAAGCTGCGTTTATCCTTTCAATTGACCACTCCTTCTGGGCATGCTTTTAAGCCTCATCAG GTATTTCTTAAATTGACGCATGAGACCAAGGTTGAACATATCTTTGTGGTAGGAAGCTCTGGCCAAAGGTTTGAGAAGATACTG GATTTTCTCGGATTGGTTGAGAAGTTTTACTATCTGTCTGGTAGTTATGACATTCAATTAACTGTTGGCGATGCTGTAATG GAAAACTCTTTCTTACGGGCTATTGGCCAGATTGATTTGGATCTACCAGAAGCACCTGAGAAAGCCTCCCGCCCTCCTTCTCCGGCTGTTGATCCTTACTCAAAGTTTGGTCCCAAAGCTGAGATAGCCCATATCTTTAGGGTTCCAGAAAAGCGTCCTTCTCAGGAGCTATCTCTCGTTTTCTTGGGCCTTGTGCTTTTGCCATTGATTGGATTTTTGATTGGG CTTTTACGCTTGGGGGTGAATCTGAAGAACTTCCCTACTTCAGCAGTACCCGCCACCTTCGGTATCCTATTCCATGTTGGCATTGCTGCAGTTCTTTTGCTCTATGTGCTTTTCTGGTTGAAG TTGGATCTATTTACGACTCTCAAAACGCTTGGATTGTTGGGAGTTTTCTTGCTGTTCGTTGGACACCGGATTCTTTCCCACCTGGCCTCTACATCATCCAAGTTGAAATCTGCTTGA